A region from the Vicia villosa cultivar HV-30 ecotype Madison, WI linkage group LG3, Vvil1.0, whole genome shotgun sequence genome encodes:
- the LOC131657628 gene encoding uncharacterized protein LOC131657628, with amino-acid sequence MEKQQLYKMKIPLIFRQGDPISPLLFVLVMEYMSRLLRKMQEDPKFKHHAKCKKLNLTHLTFPDDILLFSRADVGSVELLMATLQDFSSSTGLVVNPAKCFVYMGAVDGDTRDQIMQTTGFNVGQLPFRYLGVPLSSKKLSLNYYLPLIDKILSKIHHWSTKLLSFAGRVQLVNVVSFAIANYWLQCFPILKSVLKKINSICRTFVWTGGSAMSRKSPISWKEVCKPRAKAGMNIIDLEFWNKVTMMKLLWDLRKKIDNLWVLWLHTYYNKGQNLMSMEVRKDSTWIVKGVMKARLSIDDCCNSNKARPRALFFQWLACHKRLATKEKLAKFGIIRDTQCCFCSKIETLDHLFYSCSVMKLIWSDILNWINVDHVPLEWNQELSWLI; translated from the exons ATGGAAAAACAACAGCTTTACAAAATGAAAATACCATTGATTTTTAGGCAGGGAGATCCTATCTCTCCCCTCCTCTTTGTGCTTGTCATGGAGTATATGAGCAGGTTATTGAGGAAAATGCAAGAGGATCCTAAGTTCAAGCATCATGCCAAATGTAAGAAGCTCAACCTCACTCATCTTACATTTCCTGATGACATCCTGCTCTTTTCAAGAGCGGATGTGGGATCTGTTGAACTGCTGATGGCTACCTTGCAGGATTTCTCTAGTTCTACTGGCTTGGTTGTAAATCCAGCAAAATGCTTTGTCTACATGGGAGCTGTGGATGGAGACACCAGGGACCAGATCATGCAGACCACGGGATTCAATGTTGGCCAGTTGCCTTTTAGGTATTTAGGAGTCCCTTTGTCAAGTAAGAAACTTTCTCTTAATTACTATCTGCCTCTTATTGACAAAATCCTGAGTAAGATACACCATTGGAGCACCAAGCTTTTAAGCTTTGCAGGGAGAGTTCAACTTGTTAATGTTGTGAGTTTTGCAATTGCAAACTACTGGCTCCAATGTTTCCCAATCCTTAAGAGTGTGCTTAAGAAAATCAACAGTATTTGCAGAACTTTTGTTTGGACTGGAGGAAGTGCTATGAGTAGAAAGAGTCCAATTTCCTGGAAAGAGGTCTGTAAGCCTAGAGCTAAAGCAGGCATGAACATCATTGATCTTGAGTTCTGGAACAAAGTTACAATGATGAAGCTCTTATGGGATTTGAGGAAAAAGATAGACAACCTGTGGGTGCTCTGGCTGCATACCTACTACAACAAGGGGCAGAACTTGATGAGCATGGAGGTGAGGAAAGACTCGACCTGGATTGTTAAAGGGGTGATGAAGGCTAGGCTGAGTATAGATGACTGCTGCAACA GTAATAAAGCTAGACCGAGGGCTCTGTTTTTCCAGTGGCTTGCGTGCCATAAACGTTTGGCCACAAAGGaaaaactagcaaaatttgggaTCATTAGAGATACTCAATGCTGTTTCTGCAGTAAAATTGAGACCTTAGATCATTTGTTCTATAGTTGCAGTGTGATGAAGCTTATTTGGTCTGACATTTTGAATTGGATCAATGTTGATCATGTGCCGTTGGAATGGAATCAGGAGTTAAGCTGGCTTATTTAG
- the LOC131657629 gene encoding uncharacterized protein LOC131657629 — protein sequence MTRVMKEELRQRQRRWRKSYYDGPNFISFGSLPLLTPCKIGENDVGVSDVRVKDAVDTDDNGQRIGEVDDGHSSNSSNDEDFNYDSAMEVVFDDDSDEYETKLDEEDGNLLEDVNVEVKSKKGKEKWEENKEDLKGSDNESEDLESECDSDDSSRVRRKKFPIFKEQKDMSNYKWEVGTYFTTKDDFKEVITSYAVQYGRDLRYTKNDKIRVRVRCKEGCQWEAYCAKLPNEDSWQLKKIIDTHNCSREYNMKMLKTKWLSKRIQNSLKTNPRMKLKHIKEKVKKKWNVRVNKTKAIRARFAARDMVYRSFLGDYTRIYDYCHELLRANPG from the exons ATGACGAGAGTGATGAAGGAAGAGCTACGACAGCGGCAGCGGCGTTGGAGGAAGAGCTACTATGACGGGCCGAATTTCATTAGTTTTGGATCTTTACCTCTACTGACACCATGTAAGATA GGGGAAAATGATGTTGGGGTTAGTGATGTAAGGGTTAAGGATGCAGTAGATACTGATGATAATGGACAAAGGATTGGAGAGGTTGATGATGGGCATAGTTCTAATAGTTCTAATGATGAAGACTTCAATTATGATAGTGCAATGGAGGTAGTATTTGACGATGACTCTGATGAGTATGAAACTAAGTTGGATGAGGAAGATGGTAACCTACTTGAAGATGTTAATGTAGAAGTAAAAAGCAAAAAAGGTAAAGAAAAGTGGGAAGAAAACAAAGAAGACTTGAAAGGTAGTGATAATGAAAGTGAGGATCTAGAAAGTGAGTGTGACAGTGATGATAGCAGTAGAGTTAGGAGAAAGAAGTTTCCAATATTCAAGGAACAAAAGGACATGTCCAATTACAAGTGGGAGGTGGGAACATATTTTACTACAAAAGATGATTTCAAAGAAGTAATTACATCTTATGCAGTCCAATATGGCAGAGACCTAAGGTACACTAAGAATGACAAGATAAGGGTGAGGGTTAGGTGTAAAGAAGGATGTCAATGGGAAGCTTACTGTGCTAAGTTGCCTAATGAGGATTCTTGGCAACTAAAAAAGATAATAGACACTCATAATTGCAGTAGAGAGTATAATATGAAGATGTTGAAGACTAAATGGTTGAGCAAAAGAATACAAAATTCCCTTAAGACCAACCCTAGAATGAAGTTGAAACACATAAAGGAAAAGGTTAAAAAGAAGTGGAATGTGAGGGTCAACAAGACAAAGGCCATAAGAGCTAGGTTTGCAGCTAGAGACATGGTTTATCGGTCTTTCCTTGGGGATTATACAAGGATTTATGACTATTGCCATGAGTTGTTAAGAGCAAACCCAGGTTGA
- the LOC131657630 gene encoding early nodulin-like protein 20: MEFGRKITICLFMMIIIWCYEIEGREPVLHRVGGGRYTWRPNVNFTNWTSYEHFYQDDWLYFGFDRNVHNVLEVNKTNYENCIETDFIKNVTRGGRDVVQLLEMRSYYYICGRGFCINGMKVEINVEPDLPLSPTIFNQASSTTKMNVLFSVIGLAWNFI, translated from the exons ATGGAATTTGGTCGAAAAATAACAATATGCTTGTTCATGATGATCATAATATGGTGTTACGAAATCGAAGGTAGAGAACCTGTGTTGCATAGGGTAGGAGGCGGAAGGTATACTTGGCGACCAAACGTTAACTTCACAAACTGGACAAGTTATGAGCATTTCTACCAGGATGATTGGCTAT ATTTTGGTTTTGATAGGAATGTTCATAATGTTCTTGAGGTGAACAAAACAAACTATGAGAACTGTATTGAAACGGATTTCATAAAGAATGTTACAAGAGGAGGAAGAGATGTTGTCCAACTCTTGGAGATGAGGTCGTATTACTATATATGTGGTAGAGGTTTTTGCATCAATGGAATGAAGGTTGAAATAAATGTTGAACCAGATCTACCACTTTCTCCAACCATTTTCAACCAGGCTTCTTCTACAACAAAAATGAATGTATTGTTTTCTGTCATAGGTTTAGCATGGAACTTCATATAG
- the LOC131654997 gene encoding protein OXIDATIVE STRESS 3 LIKE 3-like produces the protein MEQEIENMILNMGSLGTNFSQKRGLSRHYSGKARSFVCMEDVHFVEDLKKPKHPDAKKRKKQTYKKEFINVNPHPCRRAPSCTQLTTPYVNA, from the exons ATGGAacaagaaattgaaaatatgataCTCAACATGGGTTCACTTGGAACCAATTTCTCGCAAAA GAGAGGATTATCAAGGCATTACTCAGGGAAGGCAAGATCATTTGTTTGTATGGAAGATGTTCATTTCGTGGAAGATTTGAAGAAACCAAAACATCCTGATgcgaaaaagagaaagaaacaaaCTTATAAGAAGGAATTTATCAATGTTAATCCACATCCTTGTCGAAGAGCACCTAGTTGCACTCAATTAACTACCCCTTATGTCAATGCTTAG